The following proteins are encoded in a genomic region of Phycisphaera sp.:
- a CDS encoding peroxiredoxin — translation MAIRLGDTAPDFTAKSTQGDINWHNWLGESWGVLFSHPADFTPVCTTELGAVAKLKPEFDKRNVKVAGLSVDPLDSHEKWAGDIEETQGAALNFPLIADDDRKVSDAYDMIHPSADNTMTVRSVFVIGPDKKVKLTLTYPASTGRNFDELLRVIDSLQLTAKHKLATPANWKQGEDCIIVPAVSNDEAKELFPGGFTEVKPYLRTTKQPS, via the coding sequence ATGGCCATCCGACTCGGCGACACCGCACCGGACTTCACCGCCAAGAGCACCCAGGGCGACATCAATTGGCACAACTGGCTCGGCGAGAGCTGGGGCGTGCTCTTCAGCCACCCGGCAGACTTCACGCCCGTCTGCACCACCGAGCTCGGCGCCGTCGCCAAGCTCAAGCCCGAGTTCGACAAGCGCAACGTCAAGGTCGCCGGCCTCTCGGTCGACCCGCTCGACAGCCACGAGAAGTGGGCGGGAGACATCGAGGAAACCCAGGGCGCCGCCCTCAACTTCCCGCTCATCGCCGACGACGACCGAAAAGTCTCCGACGCCTACGACATGATCCACCCGAGCGCCGACAACACCATGACCGTGCGCTCGGTCTTCGTCATCGGCCCGGACAAGAAGGTCAAGCTCACCCTGACCTACCCCGCCAGCACGGGCCGAAACTTCGACGAGCTCCTCCGCGTCATCGACTCGCTCCAGCTCACCGCCAAGCACAAGCTGGCCACGCCGGCTAACTGGAAGCAGGGCGAAGACTGCATCATCGTCCCGGCCGTCAGCAACGACGAGGCGAAGGAGCTCTTCCCGGGTGGTTTTACCGAGGTGAAGCCATATCTGCGGACGACGAAGCAGCCGAGCTGA
- a CDS encoding aminopeptidase P N-terminal domain-containing protein: MSQPTEAVAADHLLARRRRTAAALRERAREVVGASGPMPVVLLGAGEMISVPGQHDRVYPFMAHSDYYYLTEQQCPGGVLAIDLADESETPWRVFAPEVTQAHRTWEGDVTWEGAPLAELGSWLVERRGRSVAMLGCPVGGYGGGVDAKLSAELAEALLHSRRVLDEVEIANMRNAAAATAAGHAYAHRVLTSGEAARMTERQLQVEIEAEFFRNGGDGTPYDTIVGSGPNAAVLHFAPGDRVISKGECVLVDSGASHKRYAGDVTRTWSVGEPTQTQRDVINIVIDSEEAGLAMCKPGVEWHDVHRRCSEVVLEGLIGLGALKGDAAELVERGVAGLFFPHGVGHMIGLGVRGAGGRLPGREPRKGPGGVGVRVDIPLEAGHGFTIEPGLYFIPGLIEVAETREKFGDAVQWGVVDSLRKEIQGVRIEDDVVITEGGRENLTAGIVKGLD; the protein is encoded by the coding sequence ATGAGCCAGCCGACCGAAGCCGTTGCCGCCGACCATCTCCTTGCCCGCCGCCGGCGGACCGCAGCGGCGTTGCGTGAGCGGGCGCGGGAGGTGGTGGGGGCGTCGGGGCCCATGCCGGTTGTGTTGTTGGGGGCGGGGGAGATGATCTCGGTGCCCGGGCAGCACGACCGGGTGTACCCGTTCATGGCCCACAGCGATTACTACTACCTGACCGAGCAGCAATGCCCGGGGGGTGTGCTGGCGATCGACCTTGCCGACGAGAGCGAGACGCCGTGGCGGGTGTTCGCGCCCGAGGTGACGCAGGCGCATCGCACGTGGGAGGGTGACGTGACGTGGGAGGGCGCGCCGCTGGCCGAGCTTGGGTCGTGGCTGGTGGAGCGTCGCGGGCGCTCGGTGGCGATGCTGGGGTGCCCGGTTGGTGGGTATGGCGGGGGTGTCGATGCGAAGCTGAGCGCGGAGCTGGCCGAGGCGTTGCTGCACTCGCGGCGGGTGTTAGATGAAGTGGAGATTGCCAACATGCGCAACGCCGCTGCGGCTACCGCGGCGGGGCACGCGTACGCGCACCGCGTGCTGACCAGCGGAGAGGCCGCGCGCATGACCGAGCGGCAGTTGCAGGTGGAGATCGAGGCGGAGTTCTTTCGCAATGGTGGGGACGGCACGCCGTACGACACGATCGTGGGCAGCGGGCCGAATGCGGCGGTGCTGCACTTTGCGCCGGGGGATCGGGTGATCTCGAAGGGTGAGTGCGTGCTGGTCGATTCGGGCGCGTCGCACAAGCGCTACGCGGGCGACGTGACACGCACCTGGTCGGTGGGCGAGCCGACGCAAACGCAGCGGGACGTGATCAACATCGTGATCGACTCGGAAGAGGCCGGGCTGGCGATGTGCAAGCCGGGTGTGGAGTGGCACGACGTGCACCGACGGTGCAGCGAGGTGGTGCTCGAGGGGCTGATCGGCCTGGGCGCACTCAAGGGCGACGCGGCGGAACTGGTCGAGCGCGGCGTGGCGGGCTTATTCTTTCCGCACGGTGTTGGGCACATGATCGGCCTGGGCGTGCGCGGCGCGGGCGGGCGGCTGCCCGGGCGCGAGCCGCGGAAGGGGCCGGGTGGTGTGGGCGTTCGTGTCGACATCCCGCTGGAGGCGGGGCACGGGTTCACCATCGAGCCTGGGCTGTACTTCATTCCTGGGTTGATCGAGGTGGCCGAGACGCGGGAGAAGTTTGGCGATGCCGTGCAGTGGGGGGTGGTCGATTCGTTGCGCAAGGAGATCCAGGGCGTGCGGATCGAGGACGATGTGGTGATTACCGAGGGTGGGCGCGAGAATCTGACGGCAGGGATCGTGAAGGGGCTGGATTGA
- a CDS encoding DUF1338 family protein has product MPPGFADKIEMQDRLFAELSAMFGREVPLYDKAQAVNAVCNRAVCGLLSVRHPGFVVSDEEVERTGGERHGAIRIGRADEYRLVTRFFGCFGMEPHNFYDTTSIGAKSQPVIATAFRSPEKPEHRVFTSLLMTDYFDESTRARIEAVLADRQVFSERAIELVNKSESDGGLTWDDADELIGEATGRIFKWTGRARDHGLYTDLCQGGFKIAADIACFERHHLNHLTPNTLCMDVYTAAMKFCMGESDRATFETRAARAFEGMLLMSGPDWLALHFKHLGADRVRGVGDADIDSGVLGSHIAALADRLGEADLDLSELPHAGFKDFTEGPAADTPVLLRQDAYRALTEPVVFVEADGSEVEGSHTARFGEIEQRFYATTPAGRAMYDRCLAAFEGARAEDPDLAKRDEKAFLQMHTDAFASFPKTLGGLLAKGLVYAEYVPTKAGLAAAGSMTETDMQELVRQGCVSHEGLRYEDFLPVSAAGIFASNLNQYGTASTAANKPEYSREQLEMIMDKRVIDTDAAYAAADARSRLDVYEALGLTGRLDEAERQRLERAAGADRVV; this is encoded by the coding sequence ATGCCCCCCGGCTTTGCCGACAAGATCGAGATGCAGGATCGTTTGTTTGCCGAGCTTTCGGCGATGTTCGGGCGGGAGGTGCCGTTGTATGACAAGGCGCAGGCGGTCAACGCGGTGTGCAACCGGGCGGTGTGCGGGCTGCTGTCGGTGCGGCACCCGGGCTTTGTGGTGAGCGACGAGGAGGTCGAGCGCACGGGCGGTGAGCGGCACGGGGCGATCCGGATCGGACGGGCCGACGAGTACCGGCTCGTGACGCGGTTCTTCGGGTGCTTCGGGATGGAGCCACATAACTTCTATGACACGACGTCGATCGGTGCGAAGAGCCAGCCTGTGATCGCGACGGCGTTCCGCTCGCCCGAGAAGCCCGAGCACCGGGTGTTCACGTCGCTGCTGATGACCGACTACTTCGATGAGAGTACACGGGCGCGCATCGAGGCGGTGCTGGCGGACCGGCAGGTGTTTTCGGAACGTGCCATCGAATTGGTTAACAAGAGTGAGAGCGACGGCGGGCTGACTTGGGACGATGCCGACGAGTTGATCGGTGAGGCGACGGGGCGGATCTTCAAGTGGACGGGGCGGGCCCGCGACCACGGGTTGTACACGGACTTGTGCCAGGGTGGGTTCAAGATCGCCGCCGACATCGCGTGCTTCGAGCGGCACCACCTGAACCACCTGACGCCCAACACGCTGTGCATGGACGTGTACACGGCGGCGATGAAGTTCTGCATGGGCGAGAGCGATCGGGCGACGTTCGAGACGCGGGCGGCTCGGGCGTTCGAGGGCATGCTGCTGATGAGCGGGCCCGACTGGCTGGCGTTGCATTTCAAGCACCTTGGCGCAGATAGGGTGCGGGGCGTCGGTGATGCCGATATCGATTCGGGCGTGCTGGGCTCGCACATTGCGGCGTTGGCCGATCGGCTGGGCGAGGCGGATCTGGACTTGTCGGAACTGCCGCACGCGGGCTTCAAGGACTTTACCGAGGGCCCGGCGGCGGACACGCCGGTGTTGCTACGGCAGGATGCGTACCGGGCGCTGACCGAGCCGGTGGTGTTCGTAGAAGCGGACGGCAGCGAGGTCGAGGGATCGCACACCGCGCGTTTCGGCGAGATCGAGCAGCGCTTCTACGCGACGACGCCGGCGGGGCGAGCGATGTACGACCGGTGCCTGGCCGCGTTCGAAGGGGCGCGGGCGGAAGATCCCGATCTGGCCAAGCGTGACGAGAAAGCATTCTTGCAGATGCACACCGACGCGTTCGCGAGTTTCCCGAAAACGCTGGGTGGCTTGTTGGCCAAGGGCTTGGTGTATGCTGAGTACGTACCGACCAAGGCGGGACTGGCGGCGGCCGGCTCGATGACCGAGACCGATATGCAGGAACTCGTGAGGCAGGGGTGTGTCTCTCACGAAGGCTTGCGGTACGAGGACTTTCTGCCGGTGAGCGCGGCAGGGATTTTTGCATCAAACCTGAACCAGTACGGCACGGCATCCACGGCGGCCAACAAGCCCGAGTACTCACGCGAGCAGCTCGAGATGATCATGGACAAGCGCGTGATTGATACCGATGCGGCGTATGCGGCTGCCGACGCGCGGTCGCGGTTGGACGTGTACGAAGCACTGGGATTGACCGGCCGGCTTGATGAGGCCGAGCGTCAACGGCTGGAGCGTGCGGCCGGTGCCGATCGGGTTGTGTGA
- a CDS encoding CHASE domain-containing protein: MSHAVRLIGVIACGVTALVMLAWKFHWESVTSLLPGLPAMTFNTALGLCLGGVSLLCLNMPYRNCRRSTWPRRLALVAASLAGVLALLTITEMVAGVNLGIDELFAIDTISRVRDTGHLPGRMSQATALAMLLMSVPLALCSTRNSRESMKWLASAFTMGTIAIGFMAGASSLIDDGALWSVPFFSTMALHTSWLFVLLGASTFMTRVTQSNAEVAIARRPKTRARLWLAATVVLVFAIGIAMTALVSKRTTSREIETAQIQFERLTDRVIVEAGRRVYLPVYGLKGARGMYAGSEHVSRLEFRDYVKSRDLAEEFPGTIGMGFIERVPKEELEQFLARERADHAPEYRIKTVGEHDVLYPIKFIDPLEDNMLAWGYDVGSESNRRNAVETAIWTGEPTLTHRITLVQDKLEQPGVRCRRPFFVEHDWDAIRPGLEYSDGGLRLATWVRPGECVGAG, encoded by the coding sequence GTGTCGCACGCGGTGCGCCTGATCGGCGTGATCGCGTGCGGGGTTACCGCTCTGGTTATGCTGGCCTGGAAGTTCCACTGGGAGAGTGTGACTTCTCTGCTGCCCGGATTGCCGGCGATGACGTTCAATACAGCGCTCGGGCTGTGCCTGGGCGGTGTCTCGCTGCTCTGCCTCAACATGCCGTACCGAAACTGCCGCCGGAGCACCTGGCCACGTCGCCTTGCGTTGGTTGCCGCGAGTCTCGCTGGTGTGCTCGCCTTGCTCACCATCACGGAGATGGTGGCGGGCGTGAACCTTGGCATCGACGAATTGTTTGCGATCGACACGATCTCTCGCGTACGAGACACCGGGCACCTGCCGGGGCGCATGTCGCAGGCCACGGCTCTGGCGATGTTGCTGATGAGCGTGCCGCTTGCTCTCTGCTCAACTCGGAACTCGCGAGAGTCCATGAAGTGGCTCGCATCCGCGTTCACGATGGGAACGATCGCGATCGGCTTCATGGCCGGGGCGTCATCGCTCATCGACGATGGGGCCCTCTGGAGCGTGCCGTTCTTCTCCACGATGGCCTTGCACACTTCTTGGCTCTTCGTGCTGCTTGGAGCGTCCACGTTTATGACCCGAGTCACGCAATCGAATGCAGAGGTGGCCATTGCGCGCCGCCCGAAGACCCGGGCCCGGCTCTGGCTTGCGGCCACCGTTGTCCTGGTGTTCGCCATTGGGATCGCGATGACGGCGTTGGTCTCCAAGCGGACCACTTCTCGAGAGATCGAAACCGCCCAGATTCAGTTTGAGAGGCTCACGGATCGTGTCATCGTCGAAGCGGGCCGGCGTGTCTATCTTCCGGTGTATGGGTTGAAAGGCGCAAGAGGCATGTACGCTGGCAGTGAACATGTCAGCCGCTTGGAGTTTCGCGATTATGTCAAGTCTCGAGATCTCGCCGAGGAGTTCCCCGGGACCATCGGGATGGGGTTCATCGAGCGTGTGCCCAAGGAAGAACTCGAGCAGTTCCTCGCACGCGAACGGGCTGATCATGCGCCGGAGTATCGCATCAAGACGGTTGGCGAGCACGACGTGCTCTACCCGATCAAGTTCATCGATCCGCTCGAGGACAACATGCTCGCGTGGGGATACGACGTGGGTTCGGAATCGAACCGTCGCAACGCCGTCGAGACGGCCATTTGGACGGGAGAGCCGACGCTCACCCATCGCATCACGCTGGTGCAGGACAAACTAGAGCAGCCCGGCGTTCGATGCAGGCGTCCATTCTTCGTAGAGCACGATTGGGATGCTATACGGCCTGGTCTTGAGTACTCTGACGGCGGGCTTCGTCTGGCTACTTGGGTGCGCCCGGGCGAATGCGTTGGCGCTGGTTGA
- a CDS encoding sensor histidine kinase, producing the protein MALVESRTRDLQATTEDLRRSSDLIAKQNTDLNAMAERAHRVVDDVSHEFRTPLAVIKEFASIINDGLAGPVSGQEGEYLKIMSGAVVDLNHMVEDLLDSSKLCAGRLRVEHRSYTAETIFENGRAALARKASSRSIVIEEYVEEGLPMVFADEEKVRRVISNLMTNTIKFSPEGSTIVLSAISSDVPGEVRIGVTDRGPGLSLVMGRPAWPQPRPASRMSSCSTCGCQTWMGSRYSAGSGLRTARPRSRLYS; encoded by the coding sequence TTGGCGCTGGTTGAGAGCAGGACCCGTGACCTGCAGGCCACGACCGAGGACCTCCGCAGGTCGAGCGATCTCATCGCAAAGCAGAACACGGATCTGAACGCGATGGCCGAGCGAGCACATCGCGTCGTCGATGATGTGTCGCACGAGTTCCGAACTCCGCTGGCGGTGATCAAGGAATTTGCATCGATCATCAACGACGGGTTGGCAGGGCCTGTTTCCGGACAAGAGGGAGAGTATCTCAAGATCATGTCCGGTGCGGTCGTTGACCTAAACCACATGGTCGAAGATTTGCTCGATTCGAGTAAGCTGTGCGCTGGACGGTTGCGCGTGGAGCATCGGTCGTATACCGCGGAGACCATATTTGAGAACGGCCGCGCGGCCCTGGCACGCAAGGCCTCGTCCCGGTCAATCGTGATCGAAGAATACGTCGAGGAAGGCCTGCCGATGGTTTTTGCCGACGAAGAGAAAGTGCGCCGCGTCATTAGTAACCTGATGACCAACACCATCAAGTTCTCGCCCGAGGGCAGCACGATCGTGCTCAGTGCCATCAGTTCAGACGTTCCCGGCGAAGTCAGGATTGGTGTGACCGACCGCGGGCCCGGGCTCTCGCTGGTGATGGGCCGACCGGCCTGGCCGCAGCCCAGGCCAGCCTCCCGGATGTCATCCTGCTCGACCTGCGGATGCCAGACATGGATGGGTTCGAGGTACTCCGCCGGCTCCGGGCTGAGGACAGCACGTCCGAGGTCCCGGTTATATTCCTGA
- a CDS encoding response regulator, which produces MAITVPKSILLVDNDRGVLAALTARLGGMGYRCESACSGAQALSLFKLHGADLIISDLNMPQGDGETLAENIRRVSDVPMIIISGFKDAPRKKLVGIPGVRFLEKPFEGSVLAELVGATLAEPVAEQGDVRRPA; this is translated from the coding sequence ATGGCAATCACAGTTCCGAAGTCCATCCTGTTGGTTGACAATGACCGTGGTGTGCTGGCAGCACTAACTGCGCGCCTCGGTGGCATGGGATACCGGTGCGAGTCGGCGTGCTCGGGTGCGCAGGCTCTGAGCCTGTTCAAGTTGCACGGTGCGGATCTGATTATCAGCGATCTGAACATGCCGCAAGGTGATGGTGAGACACTCGCTGAGAACATCCGGAGGGTGTCCGATGTTCCGATGATCATCATCAGCGGGTTCAAGGACGCCCCCCGCAAGAAGCTGGTGGGCATCCCTGGTGTGCGTTTCCTGGAGAAGCCCTTCGAGGGCTCGGTTCTTGCGGAACTGGTCGGAGCCACCCTAGCCGAGCCCGTGGCCGAGCAGGGTGACGTCCGACGTCCGGCCTAG